In Salvia miltiorrhiza cultivar Shanhuang (shh) chromosome 4, IMPLAD_Smil_shh, whole genome shotgun sequence, the DNA window cccctttattgccggtgatgagtcgggggcttgtatttagacttattaaatctccgtatttaaaatatccgacatccattaattaattagagctctgacagcttaaattaattaatctctttataaatccttaagcagtaccactcaaactttattattacgcctgaacttaatcaacctgcagggtttagcacaataaaccttattgagctccttaaggggatgtcattatcctataccggatacaggtactaatacagataatcaaatatcatatattaaccgctatcacccaagatacagagtactcgagttagtatataactttcacccatagtaagtcaaagtgatatacgaattaacatatatatctgaatacttattagtattaagatcttatgagtcaccgagatcttgattcttcacttatgtcagatagaagaatacatctcactgttggtcctatcaatacgtaatgacgtaccagtatagacaagtatccaagacaaactacttccatctatactgcagcctaaaccaataacttgtcctagagttatttcggctgtgatcatattatatctcttaaggttattccaattatatggtcttctgtgatctacaacacaccatataatctacttatatagagataaagaacatacatatgcaatcatgaacacaatcagataggagattagatagtgaacttaggaaacattgtatacaagcataaaacgttcttgctttcagtatacaaatccaacagcgCTGGGATGGAGCCTGGCGGATatacgtggcattagtccagccacatgcaaGCACAGAATCAACCTAGAGGAGGGAGCTGCACTCAAGCGAGACGACCAGAAATGATTGAATCATATTCTGATGGAGGTCGTGCGCAAGGAGATCCTTAAGCTGCTGGCCGAAGGGATCATCTACTCTGTCGCCGacagtgagtgggtgagcccagtGCATGTCGTACCAAAGAAAGGAGGgatgacggttgtgcgcaatgacaaaTTGGAGTTGGTACCGACGCGTCCTACCACGGGGtggcggatgtgcgtcgacTATAGGAAACTCAATACCGTCACAaaaaaggatcactttcctctcccttttgttgatcaaatgttagatcgtttagcagggtatgaattttattgttttcttgatggcttgttaggatactaccaaatcgcGATCGCGCCGGAAGATCAAATCAAAACTACCTTCACCACtccttttgggacgtttgcaTAGAAGAGGATGACGTTCgggttgtgcaatgcacccgggacgtttcaacgatgcatgatgtccatctTCTCGgaaatgattggtaaattcgtggaggtgtttatggatgatttttcgatttttgggcAGTCCTCCAATGATTGTTTGAATAAGATTGATTTAGTGTTACAAAGGtgcattgaaagtggcctaaccttggaaaaagagtcatttcatggttagacatggtattgtcttgggtcatgtggtgtctaagcatggattAGAGATCGACAGAGCCAAGGTGGAGGTAATTCAAAAGTTGCCACCACCTATTGATGTAAAAGGAATTAGGAGTTTTTTAGGTCATGCCggtttttaccggcgtttcataaaagatttttctaaaattagtCAACCCCTGTGtaaactgctagctcaggacgtaccttttaattttgatgattcTTGCATGAATGCCTTTGAGTTCTTGAaactgaagttgagctctgccccggttgtgattGCACCTGATTGGTCTTTGCCCTTTgaaatcatgtgtgatgcgtctaactctgcagTAGGAGTTGTgttaggtcagcgtgtggataagatgttacgtgtgatttactatgctagtttaactctgaacaatgcacaagtaaattacatcACTAccgaaaaagagatgcttgtcgtggtctttgccttagataaattttgtgcttacatcattgggtctaaggttattatccatagtgaccatgctgcgctGAGATACTTGATGAATAAACCACAAGCTAAACCTCGTTTGATTTGTTGGGTATTATTGatgcaagagtttgatgtagagatAAAGGATAGAAAAGAGAGTGAGAATCATGTGGCTGACCATCTTTCACGCATGGATAATCATTTGATAGAATCTGGTCATAATTGCATCATTGagtcttttccttttgagcatgcaTATGAATTAACCTCTGCCAAGTTCAGCGCTGCCGAGTCCAGCTCTATTGAGCTCAGCCCTGCCCAGTCCAGCTCTGCCAAGATCACCTCTGCCAAGTTCAGCGCTGCCGcgtccagctctgccgagctctgctctgccgagtccaGCTCTGCCAAGTTCAGTTCTGCCGCAGTCAGCTCTGCCGGGCTTAACTCTGCTGAACTCAGCTCTGCCTAGAGTAGCCCTGCAAGTGCTGTACCGTGGTACGCAGATATTGTTAATTATTTAGTTTGTGGTGTATTAAggcctgagctgacatcgcaggagaGGAAAAGGTTTTTAGCTCTGTGCAGGCActattattgggagattcctcacctcttcaagcttggaaaggacgAAGTCATTCAacggtgtgtgccggcagaggagCAGCAGCAAGTTCTGAAAATGTGCCACGAAGATCCTTGTGGTGGtcactttggggggcagaagACAGCGCATACAgttcttcaatcaggtttgttctggccttcaattttcaaagatgcacataTGTTTACTCTTGCGTGTGATAGGTGccagagagtaggaaatatcggccgaaggaatgagatgcctctcCAGAGCATAttaattgtcgaaatttttgatgtgtggggcattgatttcatggggccatttcctacttcgcatgggtttcaatatatcttgtttgctgtagattacgtgtccaaatgggttgaagctatccccacgcggacatgtgatgctaatgttgtgcttaagtttgtgcaagataaCATTCTTTGTAGATTCGAATTTCCCAAagctatcattagcgatggaggcaagcacttttgcaacaagttgtttgcaaagctcatgaagaagaatagGATCACGCACAAAGTGGCAACACCATATCACCCGCAGACCTCTGGATAAGCTGAGACAAGTAATCGGCAGATCAAAGGCATTTTGGAGAAGACAGtgcagccctcgcgcaaggattGGTCTGCAAAGCTGAATGATGCTctctgggcgtacagaactgccctcAAGGGCTTGCTGGGGATGAGTCCGTACCGCCTCGTTTATGGCAAGGCCTGCTATCTACCggtggagattgagcacaaagCATACTGGGCAATCAAGGCTGCCAATTATGATTTGGACTCTGTCGTGAAGTAGCGCACACTGCAAATGGAGGAGTTGGATGAActacgcaatgaggcgtatgaAAATGCAAGGATCTACAAGGATAAAGTGAAGCGACTGCATGATCGCCGCATTTGCCACAAGAAGCTTTGCCCCAGAATGAAGGTGTTATTATTTAATTCTAGACTGAAGTTGTTTTCGGGTAAGCTGAAATCGAGATGGAGTGGTCCGTTTCTACTAAAGGAGGTGTTTGAGCATGGTGCTGTAGAGCTGTTGAATGAGAATACGAAGGAGAGTTTCAGAGTGAACGGCCACCGAGTGAAGCCGTATTACGAGCACCAGAGCCCgccgatggtggtggagtctcaaACTCTGCACAATCCAAGCTGAGGATTAGAAttgaagtcgggctggcgactctaaatctagcgcttggtgggaggcaacccacgttGGTTTGGTTTTTGTGTTTTTGTCTTTCTTGctctttctttgtttttagtttttattttgtgttgtcctaagttttggttgctatGCGGATACTTTGATTTTCGGGGTGTTCATGTTTCTGTTTCAGCGCTGCAATTTATTCCCTGACTTTGCCGAACAGCGCTGAAAAGGCCACCTCTGCACTGGCCAGAGCCGAATTCCTACTCTGCAGAATGACAGCGCTGCATGTCTACTCTGACTGTGCCgtgcagagtcagagctgagTTTCCACTCTGCacttgccagcgctgacattCTACTCTGCACAGACCGCAAATTCCCActtttcgccgcctctcacaGAGCTCATGCTTTTCAATGTCGATAATCAGGGACATTTTCTaaactcttttttattttgtgccctgaggacatggcatgctttaagtgtggggggggtgtcTTATTTTGCATGCTTTAAATTGGGCGAGATTGGTCTTTCTATACTTAGTTTTTTTTCTTGGATAC includes these proteins:
- the LOC131023085 gene encoding uncharacterized protein LOC131023085, which translates into the protein MEELDELRNEAYENARIYKDKVKRLHDRRICHKKLCPRMKVLLFNSRLKLFSGKLKSRWSGPFLLKEVFEHGAVELLNENTKESFRVNGHRVKPYYEHQSPPMVVESQTLHNPS